A window from Agrobacterium tumefaciens encodes these proteins:
- a CDS encoding NfeD family protein — protein MLQRLATELGPWSWWIVGFVLLAAELLAPGVFLIWIGLAALVIGAFSLFFWEAAFWAWQLQLVLFAALSVVFALLGRRYFGRNRAASDEPFLNQREASLVGRTATLQEPIVEGRGRIRLDDTWWPVNGEDLPAGTRVRIASARGRTLTIEPIDR, from the coding sequence ATGCTGCAACGGCTTGCCACTGAGCTGGGACCCTGGAGCTGGTGGATCGTCGGCTTCGTACTGCTCGCCGCCGAACTCCTCGCGCCCGGCGTCTTCCTGATCTGGATCGGCCTTGCCGCGCTGGTCATCGGTGCGTTTTCGCTGTTTTTCTGGGAAGCGGCATTCTGGGCGTGGCAATTGCAGTTGGTGCTGTTTGCAGCACTTTCCGTGGTGTTCGCCCTGCTCGGCCGGAGATATTTCGGCCGAAACCGCGCGGCAAGCGATGAGCCCTTCCTGAACCAGCGCGAAGCAAGCCTTGTCGGCCGCACCGCAACCCTGCAGGAACCAATCGTCGAGGGACGCGGACGGATAAGGCTTGATGATACCTGGTGGCCCGTGAATGGCGAAGATTTGCCGGCCGGCACCCGTGTCAGGATTGCTTCGGCACGCGGGCGTACGCTGACAATCGAGCCGATAGACCGATAA
- a CDS encoding KpsF/GutQ family sugar-phosphate isomerase, which translates to MITRAVKLVEDNAIESAVRTISMERAGLAALEDALRNGLSGPFCKAIETIGQSNGRLIITGVGKSGHIGAKLAATFASTGTPAFFVHAAEANHGDLGMIGGDDVVLAISKGGESAELRSIINYSRRFSIPLIALTCSEKSSLAQASDIVLLVPNEQEACPLGLAPTTSTLMQLALGDALAVALLEARNFTAGDFKVFHPGGKLGASLTLVADIMHTGDRVPLVNKATAMPEAVGVLSRKHFGCVGILDEDGRLCGIITEGDMARNLSRNLAELVVDDIMTRSPKTVKKSVLATSALATLEKFHIGALIVVDDDNRPIGLVHFHDLLRIGVA; encoded by the coding sequence ATGATTACGCGCGCCGTCAAACTGGTCGAAGACAATGCCATCGAATCCGCCGTGCGGACGATTTCGATGGAGCGGGCTGGCCTCGCCGCCCTTGAGGATGCCCTGAGAAACGGCCTTTCCGGGCCCTTCTGCAAGGCGATCGAGACCATCGGCCAGTCGAATGGCCGTCTCATTATTACCGGGGTTGGAAAAAGCGGCCACATAGGCGCAAAGCTTGCCGCTACCTTCGCCTCCACCGGAACGCCTGCCTTTTTTGTGCATGCGGCGGAGGCAAACCACGGCGATCTGGGCATGATCGGCGGCGATGACGTGGTGCTGGCGATTTCCAAGGGTGGTGAAAGTGCTGAATTGCGCAGCATCATCAATTATTCCCGCCGTTTCTCCATTCCGCTGATCGCGCTCACCTGTTCGGAAAAGTCATCGCTGGCGCAGGCCTCAGATATCGTGCTTCTGGTGCCCAATGAGCAGGAAGCCTGCCCGCTCGGCCTGGCCCCTACCACCTCCACATTGATGCAGCTGGCGCTGGGCGATGCCCTTGCGGTCGCGCTTCTGGAGGCGCGCAATTTCACTGCGGGTGACTTCAAGGTGTTCCATCCCGGCGGCAAGCTGGGGGCGAGCCTGACGCTGGTCGCCGATATCATGCATACGGGCGATCGTGTGCCACTGGTCAACAAGGCAACAGCCATGCCCGAAGCGGTGGGCGTTCTCTCGCGCAAGCATTTCGGCTGCGTCGGCATTCTGGACGAGGATGGCCGTCTGTGCGGCATCATCACCGAGGGTGACATGGCCCGCAACCTGTCGCGCAACCTTGCCGAACTGGTGGTCGATGACATCATGACCCGCAGCCCGAAAACCGTCAAAAAGTCGGTGCTGGCGACCAGTGCGCTGGCGACGCTGGAGAAATTCCACATTGGTGCGCTGATCGTCGTTGATGACGATAACCGGCCGATCGGGCTGGTGCATTTCCACGATCTCCTGAGGATCGGCGTCGCTTAG
- a CDS encoding PAS domain-containing protein: protein MNRVLNIRQVGFYCWDITNDRFYLDEICAELFGISLKQAMQGISIFQMLEKVDLDHRNRVIETALLTLKAASFYDQEYAVRRSDGSVLWVRTLGRYLVDEENIPFKRLGTMEEISPPDLRH, encoded by the coding sequence ATGAATCGCGTTTTGAACATCCGGCAAGTCGGTTTTTATTGTTGGGATATTACCAATGACCGCTTCTATCTCGATGAAATATGCGCCGAACTCTTCGGGATTTCGCTGAAGCAGGCGATGCAGGGCATCAGCATTTTTCAGATGCTTGAAAAAGTGGATCTGGATCACCGAAACCGGGTGATCGAGACGGCGCTGCTCACCCTGAAGGCCGCGAGCTTTTACGATCAGGAATATGCCGTGCGCCGTAGCGACGGTTCCGTCTTGTGGGTAAGGACGCTCGGGCGATATCTCGTCGACGAGGAAAACATACCTTTCAAGCGGCTTGGAACGATGGAAGAGATTTCCCCGCCCGATCTGCGTCACTAA
- the uppP gene encoding polysaccharide biosynthesis protein UppP, with protein MSVKGTATRLPTSRKAATLLLACTIFYPSGNAFAQTAATATPMVPGAASAADGSLSTAPATNGTTGTGTGTAQATPAPAPQLWRPSSNPGDPIYEQPDEASQPSAEAENPYEPTMDGGENPRVATEPGQTPGIRLGTFVLRPSISQTVNTEKQTNTGGPSRRNYLTTGIRGTLTSDWSRHALTVTGDGAWERNFGGDKDGEEPRANIEANLRLDLSAETTANLKAGYEFSREDTTDPNALTGAAVQGGEHRFTAGASIERDFGKLRGLAALDLSRTVYTDAKGLDGRPISLSDRDQKGANLRGRIGYELSPALIPFLELNVGATKYDSRLDNSGYARSSNAYGAKVGAEVDLGEKTRGEAAIGYLRKEYDDDRLAAIGALTLDGKLNWSPQRGTNVNLGLRTTIEDFAGGPQGGWISYRLDAGLTHELRNNLVARLTGQIVHRTFPSSNTENAVEYTAGAGLTWGLNRYLDLTADVSYQWTPVYDSNEFRVGAGLVLKR; from the coding sequence ATGAGCGTGAAGGGCACCGCCACACGTCTGCCGACGTCGCGGAAAGCAGCAACCCTGCTGCTTGCCTGCACGATTTTTTATCCGTCCGGAAACGCCTTCGCACAGACTGCAGCGACAGCCACACCAATGGTGCCGGGCGCCGCTTCCGCTGCTGACGGATCGCTTTCAACCGCCCCGGCGACGAACGGCACCACAGGCACAGGCACAGGCACAGCTCAGGCCACACCCGCGCCTGCTCCGCAACTCTGGCGTCCATCAAGCAATCCCGGCGACCCGATCTACGAACAGCCCGACGAAGCCAGCCAACCCTCTGCCGAGGCCGAAAACCCCTACGAGCCGACAATGGACGGGGGGGAAAATCCGCGGGTAGCAACCGAACCCGGCCAGACGCCCGGCATCCGGCTCGGCACATTCGTGCTCAGGCCTTCGATCAGCCAGACGGTGAATACGGAAAAACAGACGAATACGGGCGGCCCCTCCAGACGCAATTATTTGACGACGGGCATACGCGGCACGCTCACCAGCGACTGGTCCCGGCACGCGCTGACGGTGACGGGCGATGGCGCCTGGGAAAGAAACTTCGGCGGCGACAAGGATGGCGAAGAACCGCGGGCAAATATCGAGGCCAATCTGCGCCTTGACCTCAGTGCGGAAACGACCGCCAATCTCAAGGCGGGTTACGAATTCAGCCGTGAAGACACCACGGACCCGAATGCTCTGACCGGCGCTGCCGTGCAGGGTGGCGAGCATCGCTTCACCGCCGGCGCATCGATAGAGCGGGATTTCGGCAAGCTGCGCGGGCTGGCAGCGCTCGATCTCTCACGCACCGTCTATACGGATGCAAAGGGGCTCGATGGCAGGCCGATCAGCCTCAGCGATCGCGACCAGAAGGGCGCGAACCTGCGCGGACGCATTGGCTATGAACTGTCGCCGGCTTTAATCCCCTTCCTCGAACTGAATGTGGGGGCGACCAAATATGACAGCCGCCTCGACAATTCGGGTTATGCCCGTTCCTCCAATGCCTATGGGGCGAAGGTCGGCGCGGAAGTCGATCTCGGCGAAAAGACGCGCGGCGAGGCCGCCATCGGCTATCTGCGCAAGGAATATGACGATGATCGTCTGGCTGCAATCGGCGCTCTGACGCTGGATGGCAAACTCAACTGGTCTCCCCAGCGCGGCACGAATGTCAATCTCGGATTGCGCACGACGATAGAGGACTTTGCCGGCGGTCCGCAGGGCGGCTGGATTTCCTATCGGCTGGATGCCGGCCTGACCCATGAATTGCGCAACAACCTGGTCGCGCGTCTGACGGGGCAGATCGTGCATCGCACATTCCCCTCCTCCAACACCGAGAATGCCGTGGAATATACGGCGGGTGCCGGCCTGACCTGGGGGCTGAACCGCTATCTCGACCTGACCGCAGACGTCAGCTACCAGTGGACCCCGGTTTACGACAGCAATGAATTTCGTGTCGGCGCGGGACTTGTCCTGAAACGATAA
- the galU gene encoding UTP--glucose-1-phosphate uridylyltransferase GalU — MVEQKKIRKAVFPVAGLGTRFLPATKAVPKEMLTVVDKPVIQYVVDEAAEAGIEHFVFVTGRGKAVIEDYFDIQFELEQMLRERNKNAELTLLAGLLPKAGTASFTRQQVPLGLGHAVWCARDIVGDEPFAVLLPDMIMHSQKSCLKGMVELYDQTQGNVIAVQECAPDQTHKYGIVGVGETVGEGFKITEMVEKPAKGTAPSNFYINGRYILQPEIFDILENQERGAGNEIQLTDGMLTLAKSQEFAGYHFRGQTFDCGAKDGFILANVAFALERGDIRPAIEEPIKALIEGLK, encoded by the coding sequence GTGGTAGAACAGAAGAAAATTCGGAAGGCCGTATTTCCGGTCGCAGGTCTCGGTACACGTTTCCTGCCCGCCACCAAGGCAGTTCCGAAAGAAATGCTCACCGTCGTCGACAAGCCCGTCATTCAATACGTCGTCGATGAGGCGGCGGAAGCGGGCATCGAGCATTTTGTATTTGTAACTGGTCGCGGCAAGGCGGTGATCGAAGATTATTTTGATATTCAATTTGAACTTGAACAGATGCTGCGCGAGCGCAACAAGAATGCCGAGCTGACATTGCTGGCCGGCCTTCTGCCCAAGGCGGGCACCGCAAGCTTCACGCGCCAGCAGGTGCCGCTCGGTCTCGGCCATGCGGTCTGGTGCGCGCGTGATATCGTCGGCGACGAGCCTTTTGCCGTGCTTTTGCCCGACATGATCATGCATTCGCAGAAAAGCTGCCTGAAGGGCATGGTCGAACTTTACGACCAGACCCAGGGCAACGTCATCGCGGTGCAGGAATGCGCTCCCGACCAGACGCATAAATATGGCATTGTCGGCGTGGGTGAGACCGTGGGCGAAGGTTTCAAGATCACTGAAATGGTCGAGAAGCCGGCCAAGGGAACGGCACCGTCGAATTTCTATATTAACGGTCGCTATATTCTCCAGCCCGAGATTTTCGATATTCTCGAAAATCAGGAACGCGGCGCCGGCAATGAAATCCAGTTGACGGACGGCATGCTGACGCTTGCCAAGTCGCAGGAGTTTGCAGGTTATCATTTCCGCGGCCAGACCTTCGATTGCGGCGCCAAGGATGGTTTCATCCTGGCAAACGTCGCTTTCGCACTGGAACGCGGCGATATCCGTCCGGCGATCGAGGAGCCAATCAAGGCCCTGATCGAGGGTCTGAAATAA
- a CDS encoding lytic murein transglycosylase has product MTKTLSNVRKFGCMMVAGLAISLAPVSARADQGFKQWINQFYATAAKEGISKATYQKAFAGVSEPDPDALRKATFQPEFTTQIWDYVDSRVNPYTVRIGREMKMKHATTLNWIERNFNVDKHIILAIWSMESNYGAVLEKPERLHNIPQALATLAYSDPKRAKFARTQLIAALKILQSGDVTPKQLTGSWAGAMGHTQFIPTSYLLYAVDADGNGKRDIWHSVPDALATAANLLAKNGWEPGRTWGYETAMPRGGARYEGQTKSIAEWSKLGFTRPNGKTFTRGSDRAMLKLQGGANGPGFLMMKNFFTIKKYNASDSYALAVGLLADEIAGYGGMQQKWPRPDGTLDIREKFELQTRMKELGYYDGEIDGNFGSGSKAAISAIQSRMGMQNDGEPSQRLLRALRN; this is encoded by the coding sequence ATGACAAAGACCCTTTCAAATGTCCGCAAATTCGGTTGCATGATGGTTGCAGGCCTGGCGATCTCGCTGGCTCCCGTCTCGGCCCGGGCCGATCAGGGGTTCAAGCAGTGGATCAACCAGTTCTACGCAACAGCCGCCAAAGAAGGCATTAGCAAGGCGACCTACCAGAAGGCCTTTGCCGGTGTCAGCGAGCCGGATCCGGACGCGCTGCGCAAGGCGACCTTCCAGCCGGAATTCACCACCCAGATCTGGGATTATGTCGATTCCCGCGTCAATCCGTATACGGTGCGGATCGGCCGCGAAATGAAGATGAAACATGCGACGACGCTCAACTGGATCGAGCGTAACTTCAACGTCGATAAACACATCATTCTTGCCATCTGGTCGATGGAATCCAATTACGGCGCGGTTCTCGAAAAGCCGGAGCGGCTGCACAACATTCCGCAGGCGCTGGCGACGCTCGCCTATTCCGATCCCAAACGCGCCAAATTCGCGCGTACGCAGCTGATAGCCGCGCTTAAGATTCTGCAGTCCGGCGATGTCACCCCCAAACAGCTGACGGGCTCCTGGGCCGGCGCGATGGGCCACACCCAGTTCATTCCCACGAGCTACCTGCTCTATGCGGTCGATGCTGATGGCAACGGCAAGCGCGACATCTGGCATTCCGTTCCGGACGCACTGGCGACAGCCGCCAATCTTCTGGCGAAGAACGGCTGGGAACCTGGTCGGACCTGGGGTTACGAAACCGCCATGCCGCGTGGCGGCGCGCGCTATGAAGGGCAGACGAAGTCCATTGCGGAATGGTCGAAGCTCGGCTTCACCCGCCCGAACGGCAAGACTTTCACGCGTGGTTCCGATCGCGCCATGCTGAAATTGCAGGGCGGCGCAAACGGCCCCGGTTTCCTGATGATGAAGAACTTCTTCACTATCAAGAAATACAACGCCTCCGACAGCTATGCGCTGGCCGTGGGCCTGCTCGCGGATGAAATCGCCGGGTATGGCGGCATGCAGCAGAAATGGCCGCGCCCGGACGGCACGCTGGACATCAGGGAAAAATTCGAACTCCAGACCCGCATGAAGGAACTCGGTTATTACGATGGCGAGATCGACGGTAATTTCGGCTCCGGTTCGAAAGCCGCGATCAGCGCCATCCAGTCCCGCATGGGCATGCAGAATGACGGCGAGCCGTCGCAGCGACTGCTGAGAGCCCTGCGCAATTGA
- a CDS encoding SGNH/GDSL hydrolase family protein — MSRKPAARNEKTGWRFCAIILSAVLCVPLVPSETFAQEQRRTLFEMLFGKPVGRDGGSGREYQPRSRRDFPAAPRERSVTRPQPARKAPSVVQMRTAKPEPAAKLENARRVLVIGDFLAGGMGEELVNAFASSPAIAVDVRANGSSGLVRKDYYDWFANLPQFISETNPATIVIMMGSNDRQQMQIGDVREKFGTDVWFKEYERRIDELLTLAGRPKVPVLWVGVPAFQSPSLSADLVGFNRLYRNHVEKYGGEFVDVWDGFVDEAGKFVITGYDMNGQQARLREADGIGMTQAGKRKLAFYVEKFVRRHLDSAGPDLVKLDGSNLPALTSLPALGIDAGQVRTQPISLTDPNLDGGDKLLGDAPLAAGPTRVSVVESPRERLTKRGEMSDAPAGRIDDYRLVPDTAQAKQ, encoded by the coding sequence ATGAGTAGGAAACCTGCGGCGAGAAACGAAAAGACGGGTTGGCGTTTCTGCGCTATCATTCTTTCCGCTGTCCTCTGCGTGCCGCTCGTTCCTTCCGAGACCTTCGCACAGGAGCAGCGGCGCACCCTATTCGAAATGCTGTTCGGCAAGCCGGTGGGCCGCGATGGTGGCTCCGGACGCGAATATCAGCCCCGCAGCCGCCGGGATTTTCCGGCTGCTCCGCGTGAAAGATCGGTCACCCGCCCACAGCCAGCACGAAAAGCCCCCTCGGTGGTTCAGATGCGAACCGCAAAACCGGAACCTGCCGCCAAGCTTGAAAACGCGAGACGCGTTCTGGTCATCGGCGATTTCCTGGCCGGCGGCATGGGGGAAGAGTTGGTCAATGCCTTTGCCAGCTCGCCGGCAATCGCCGTCGATGTGCGCGCCAACGGCTCTTCCGGCCTCGTCCGCAAGGATTATTACGACTGGTTCGCCAATCTGCCGCAATTCATAAGCGAGACCAATCCGGCTACCATCGTCATCATGATGGGGTCGAACGATCGCCAGCAGATGCAGATCGGTGATGTCAGGGAAAAATTCGGCACGGATGTCTGGTTCAAGGAATATGAACGGCGGATCGACGAGCTTTTGACCCTTGCCGGCCGCCCGAAGGTGCCGGTGCTTTGGGTTGGCGTGCCCGCCTTCCAGTCGCCCTCACTTTCGGCCGATCTCGTCGGCTTCAACCGGCTTTACCGCAACCATGTCGAAAAATATGGCGGTGAATTCGTGGATGTGTGGGACGGCTTCGTCGATGAGGCCGGAAAATTCGTCATCACCGGCTACGACATGAACGGCCAGCAGGCCCGTCTGCGTGAGGCCGATGGCATCGGCATGACGCAGGCCGGCAAACGCAAGCTCGCCTTTTATGTCGAGAAATTCGTGCGCAGACACCTCGATAGTGCGGGGCCGGATCTCGTGAAGCTGGACGGCAGCAATCTTCCGGCGCTCACCTCGCTGCCGGCGCTCGGCATTGATGCGGGTCAGGTTCGTACCCAGCCGATCAGCCTGACCGATCCCAATCTCGATGGCGGCGACAAGCTGCTGGGCGATGCTCCCCTTGCGGCCGGGCCGACACGCGTATCCGTGGTGGAATCGCCCCGCGAGAGGCTGACCAAGCGGGGAGAAATGTCTGACGCGCCAGCAGGGCGTATCGATGACTATCGCCTGGTGCCGGATACCGCGCAGGCAAAACAATAG
- a CDS encoding response regulator transcription factor has protein sequence MRLLLVEDEREMAAALSAALHRFDIIVDAVGTLDLARHAIMDSVHDLVVLDRQLPDGDGIQLIEYLRLLPVTPPVIVLTAQGALADRINGLNLGADDYLAKPFAVEELLARIRALMRRPAGTVTMTAKLGGLEFCFETREVRIKGEFLPLTRRELLILEALLRRQGRTVLRSMLEEAVYNFDDEIQSNALDSHISRLRRKLAAADAGVEVHGIRGVGYLMRATA, from the coding sequence ATGCGCCTGCTGCTTGTTGAAGACGAACGCGAAATGGCAGCAGCCCTGTCCGCCGCGCTCCACCGGTTCGATATCATCGTGGATGCGGTCGGCACGCTCGATCTTGCCCGTCATGCCATCATGGACAGTGTTCACGACCTTGTTGTGCTTGACCGGCAATTACCCGATGGCGACGGCATCCAGCTTATCGAATATCTGCGTCTCCTGCCCGTCACCCCACCCGTCATCGTGCTGACGGCGCAGGGCGCTCTTGCGGACCGGATCAATGGCCTGAACCTCGGCGCGGATGATTATCTGGCCAAGCCCTTCGCCGTTGAGGAGCTGCTTGCCCGCATCCGCGCCCTGATGCGCCGACCGGCCGGCACCGTGACAATGACGGCGAAACTGGGCGGGCTGGAATTCTGCTTCGAAACCCGCGAAGTACGCATCAAGGGTGAATTTCTTCCGCTGACGAGACGGGAATTGCTGATCCTCGAGGCCCTGTTGCGGCGACAGGGCAGAACGGTGCTTCGTTCAATGCTCGAGGAAGCCGTCTATAATTTCGATGATGAAATCCAGTCCAATGCACTCGATTCCCATATCTCCCGTCTGCGCCGCAAACTGGCGGCCGCGGATGCGGGCGTGGAGGTCCATGGCATTCGCGGTGTTGGTTACCTCATGAGGGCGACCGCATGA
- a CDS encoding sensor histidine kinase — translation MKPAKRKSLKRRLTIQLLLFQIGSLFIFSAAFVAYLSSGGVGSALLSPQAAQITANALARDNNGRLVLRETNEFAELRRNMPDFWFVAVGETGEIVQGGQVPEAFSNMDQQLSDTNFKLSDIRDAALSYSYLAVMRIAIVRRVSGPEGEFAMIGQGGPFSMTFPVLLFSNILIMPFLILMSAVTIVTIPWIIRKEFFALSAIARTAETIDIDKRGYRLPDGNIPREVQPLVHAVNGALQRLDDGYERHKRFILDAAHELRTPVAILQTRVETLLEGPARNRILADASRIAVLAEQLLDLQRLDGQKAPLVPLDIVGLCRSVVADMAPLAISQGYNLSFEPEEEPILALADDASLQRALMNIVQNAIEHGGNRGTITIRVASNRVIEIADEGNGIPETERELVFDAFHRLRPKDRGTGLGLNLVQEIVRCHGGEISISDSSTGGACFRIALPYC, via the coding sequence ATGAAGCCGGCCAAAAGGAAATCGCTCAAGCGCCGCCTGACCATTCAACTGCTGCTATTCCAGATCGGCAGCCTTTTCATATTCAGCGCCGCCTTTGTCGCCTATCTATCGAGCGGCGGCGTAGGCAGCGCGCTCCTCAGCCCGCAGGCGGCCCAAATCACCGCCAATGCGCTGGCGCGGGACAACAATGGCCGGCTGGTCCTGAGGGAAACGAATGAATTCGCGGAGTTGCGCAGAAATATGCCAGATTTCTGGTTCGTCGCCGTCGGCGAAACGGGGGAAATCGTGCAAGGCGGTCAGGTCCCCGAAGCCTTCAGCAACATGGATCAGCAGCTCAGTGACACCAACTTCAAACTCTCCGATATACGTGATGCGGCGTTGTCCTACTCCTATCTCGCCGTCATGCGCATCGCTATTGTTCGCCGCGTTTCGGGGCCGGAGGGTGAATTCGCCATGATCGGCCAAGGCGGGCCGTTCAGCATGACCTTCCCGGTCCTCCTGTTCTCCAACATCCTGATCATGCCGTTCCTTATTCTCATGTCTGCCGTGACGATCGTGACCATCCCATGGATCATCCGCAAAGAGTTTTTCGCTCTGTCCGCCATTGCCCGAACGGCAGAGACCATCGATATCGACAAACGAGGATATCGATTGCCGGATGGCAATATTCCAAGGGAGGTGCAGCCGCTCGTGCATGCGGTCAACGGCGCATTGCAACGGCTGGACGATGGCTATGAGAGGCACAAGCGTTTTATTCTCGATGCCGCCCATGAATTGCGAACCCCTGTTGCCATTCTCCAAACCCGCGTTGAAACCTTACTGGAAGGCCCGGCCCGCAACAGGATATTGGCGGATGCCAGCCGCATTGCCGTACTGGCCGAACAATTGCTCGATCTGCAACGCCTTGACGGGCAGAAAGCACCGCTTGTTCCGCTTGATATCGTCGGCCTGTGCAGGTCCGTCGTCGCGGATATGGCGCCGCTTGCGATCTCACAAGGGTATAATCTGTCGTTCGAGCCGGAAGAAGAGCCGATCCTCGCCCTTGCCGATGACGCCTCGCTGCAGCGCGCGCTGATGAACATCGTGCAAAACGCCATCGAACATGGCGGCAATCGCGGAACCATCACCATAAGGGTGGCCTCAAACCGGGTGATCGAGATAGCCGATGAAGGCAACGGCATTCCCGAGACGGAACGGGAACTCGTCTTCGATGCGTTTCACCGGCTGAGACCAAAGGATCGCGGCACCGGCCTTGGGCTCAATCTCGTGCAGGAGATTGTCCGTTGTCATGGCGGCGAGATCAGCATCAGCGATTCCTCCACCGGCGGTGCCTGCTTCCGCATCGCGCTTCCCTATTGTTGA
- a CDS encoding glutamate synthase subunit beta, with protein sequence MGKVTGFLEIDRQVGKYQPASDRIRHFREFTIPMSDAEVQKQAARCMDCGIPYCHGDTGCPVHNQIPDWNDLVYNNNWEEAIRNLHSTNNFPEFTGRVCPAPCEEACTLNLEDAPVAIKTVEQAIADKAYELGFIVPKPATIHTGKKVAIIGSGPSGMAAAQQLGRAGHEVHVYERETKPGGLLRYGIPDFKMEKNFIDRRVEQIKGEGVTFHCGVNVGVDVTVEALLADHDAVLYCGGSETPRPAGIGGADFNGVYDAMPYLVQQNRRVGRENIDSVGWPADPILAGGKHVVVVGGGDTASDCVGTAFRQGAVKVTQLDIRPMPPEKEDKLAVWPFWATKMRTSSSQAEGAIREFQVATLEFVGEDGVLTGVKCCQVDDRRKPIAGTEFIIKADLAFIAIGFSGPFTDSVLKEMEGKLTLNTDRRGSTNVVANETDYRTSVDKLWTAGDVRRGQSLVVWAIREGRQAARAIDEALMGTTVLPR encoded by the coding sequence GTGGGCAAGGTTACAGGTTTTCTGGAGATCGACCGGCAGGTGGGCAAGTATCAGCCCGCATCGGATCGTATCCGCCATTTCCGCGAATTCACCATTCCGATGTCGGATGCCGAAGTGCAGAAGCAGGCGGCGCGCTGCATGGATTGCGGCATTCCCTATTGTCATGGGGACACGGGCTGTCCCGTGCACAACCAGATCCCCGACTGGAACGATCTGGTTTATAACAACAACTGGGAAGAGGCGATCCGCAACCTCCATTCCACCAACAACTTCCCGGAATTTACCGGCCGCGTCTGTCCCGCGCCTTGTGAGGAGGCGTGCACGCTGAACCTCGAGGATGCGCCGGTCGCCATCAAGACCGTCGAGCAGGCGATAGCCGACAAGGCATACGAACTGGGCTTCATCGTGCCGAAGCCGGCGACGATCCATACCGGCAAGAAGGTTGCGATCATCGGTTCCGGTCCGTCCGGCATGGCGGCGGCGCAGCAGCTTGGCCGCGCCGGCCACGAGGTTCACGTCTATGAGCGCGAAACGAAGCCCGGCGGGCTGCTGCGTTACGGTATCCCCGACTTCAAGATGGAGAAGAACTTCATCGATCGCCGTGTCGAGCAGATCAAGGGCGAAGGCGTTACCTTCCATTGCGGCGTCAATGTCGGTGTGGATGTGACGGTCGAAGCGCTTCTGGCCGATCACGACGCCGTTCTTTATTGCGGCGGTTCGGAAACGCCGCGCCCGGCCGGTATCGGCGGTGCCGATTTTAATGGCGTTTACGATGCCATGCCCTACCTCGTGCAGCAGAACCGCCGCGTCGGTCGAGAGAACATCGACAGCGTCGGCTGGCCGGCCGATCCGATCCTCGCGGGCGGCAAGCATGTCGTCGTTGTTGGCGGCGGCGATACCGCCTCTGACTGCGTCGGCACGGCGTTCCGTCAGGGTGCGGTGAAGGTCACCCAGCTTGACATCCGTCCGATGCCGCCTGAAAAGGAAGACAAGCTTGCGGTCTGGCCCTTCTGGGCAACCAAGATGCGCACCTCGTCCTCACAGGCCGAAGGCGCCATTCGCGAGTTTCAGGTGGCGACGCTTGAATTCGTCGGCGAAGACGGCGTGTTGACGGGTGTGAAATGCTGTCAGGTGGATGATCGCCGCAAGCCGATCGCCGGCACGGAATTCATCATCAAGGCCGATCTCGCCTTCATCGCCATCGGCTTTTCCGGTCCCTTCACCGATAGCGTGCTGAAGGAAATGGAAGGCAAGCTGACGCTCAACACCGATCGCCGCGGCTCCACCAATGTTGTCGCCAACGAAACCGACTACAGGACCTCGGTCGACAAGCTGTGGACGGCGGGCGACGTTCGCCGTGGTCAGTCGCTGGTGGTCTGGGCGATCCGCGAAGGCCGCCAGGCGGCACGGGCGATCGATGAGGCGCTGATGGGGACGACCGTGCTTCCGCGCTAA